GTGTGGTCGAGCATTATCCTGCTAAAAAtggcagttggaagccctgcatGATTGGCAACACGTTGTCTGCACATATTACTGAGCCGTTAagtgtccctcatatcactactaggggtgaccaacTGTTGTATGCAATGGGTCCCCAGATCggcacaccagcagttggggcagtatgTCACTCCATAGCAAAGGCAGGATTTAAGTTGTCACCATGAGGCCTCAATACAGAAACTGGATTCATCACTAAAGAGTCCAGCTTTCTTGTTCAGGACACCACTAAGGCAATGGTGGCTGGCTGACAATGGCAGGACACGTAGTGGGTGTCTTGACACCAAATAtccttctgctaagcacctggaaatggtcCTGGAAGAGACAGAAGCATGTAATGAAGGGTGTCACCTGTGTTTGGATAATAGAAAATGAAACTGGGAGCTGATCTTGCTTGTTGGtggatcaaacaatcctctctactCGTGGTTTGTCTAGACTGCCCAGGTTCGGTGGTTCGCTCTTTATCTTTGTGctctaacagctaggtcagaatggcCTTAATGGTGGGACAGTTCATCAATGATGcaccccctctcaaagtctgtcaactgagcATGTCTTTGAATGCATCATAGAGGCATGGCTTGAAGTCAAAGATTTCACACTAAGAGGTACACTTCCCAAAcatagcctctgagagccttttgcACCCTCTTTTGGTAAGacccagttgttttttttttttatcagaccacATCTATAACTGTTTACATATCTGCCATAACTGCATGTTGAGTTTTGGAGCAATTCAACATTTTTATCTGGGTGCAttcttttttgtcaatgagtgtaaacACGTAATCGTTCAGTTTACGACTTCTGTGAAGGGAAAATGTTATCTGAAGGGTAATCCTAAAGATAAGTTAGTGTAGAATTGTGGTGACCGTATGACATCTGTTGCTCTAGTAAcgggcctagataaagatgtccacagaaggGTATTACACTGAATAGTGAAACGTGTGATGCTCTCAGTCACTACAGTGGGCTCTCTATTGTTACACTGATTGGCTGAAAAAGCTGAGCAAAAATTATATACAGAAAACTATCCACcaatatttatttttgaaatgtaaAACAATTACATAGAATAGTCACATATAGGTTGTCAACCCGTTTGGGTCATTTATATCGCATGCATACTGGGAGTGCATGGAGCAGCCTCAAGAGCTAAGCCAGCTACACAGGCAGCGGGTactggctgtgtaatacagctgaGATCTACCTTCTATGACTGAGATTGATCTGATCCTGGTTAGTCAAAGCAACCCTctggctaaagaaaaaaaaaaatcccagtaactggggAATGAACAGCACACTTACCTTTTTAGCTGAAAATCCATCAATATCTGGtttcctcttctgccatccaagacaGCCACACTGCTTTTCAGACTGCCTGATGCATACTGTGTATTTTGGAGCCCAAGACACCTCCTGCTgaccttggattggccagcaatgCTCATGTGAACAATGCTGGCaaatccaagagcagggctgggCAAGTAGAACGTGTCTTGGGCTACCAGTGCACAGTGTGCATTGTGCATCAGAATGTCTGAGCAGTGGTGTGGCTATCCTGGACTGCTAAAGAGGAGCACATGAATTAGTGAGTCTCCCGCTAAAATTATGAAAAGGAAGtcatacagtgtgctgtccgcatccgtatttccGGAGCCCGGCCCTGAACTTCCGGTCCTCGGattcggaaaaaaatagaacatgtcctattcttagcaGTTCTCTGGGGGTgacggccaggtgtattgcggatccgcaatacactacggacgtgtgaatggacccttattgtaatatttttttttttcttgaaccagagGCTGTGTTAAAACTTCAGTAGTAAGCGTGGTATCCGAGTAGTTAGCCAATAAAAGGGTTCCCTCTGAGCCACCATGtcatggcagccatggtaatCTTCCTATTAAGCCCTAAGCCCTGCTAAACTAAATGGTGTCATGAAAagatacaacttgtcctgcaaaaacatgccttcatacggctatgtgaacagaaaagtaaaaacgttatggctcttggaaggtggagagaaaaaataaaaaatgtttagtgTCAAGGGGTCAATATGTTATATAAAAATGATAACTATGTCCCTTTAAATGTGTGTAAGTAACTATAAATGCAATACAATTTTCTGCTTCCCCTGAACTACAGAGAATATTTTATATACGTTTCAGTCCCTTGAATATCTTTGTCTAGCAGCATAACACAAGCACAAGACAGTGAGTCATGAACACATACaaacatttattttaaatatgcAATTGATATTAAATACAGCATATAAGCAAATCTTGGCAGTAAAAACAGCTCTGGCCAACTCATCCGTCTAGTAAAGGCTGCATAAAATGTGCAATCTGCTTAAAAATAAGTTGTTTTGTGGCCCAGTACAAGTTACAAAAAAACATAGTAGATATTGTAGCTATTTACCCCCCTCCCAAATTTAATAAATTACAAAGTTTCTTTTTACAGGTAAAGGTAAGCACTTGCTGTGTGAGTACATAGTCCGCTCTTACCTTTACAAAATGAATAAGAAAGCTGAAGTCTTTGTATGCCTCGTGCCAACACGGTGGCATAAGATATCTGAACTGTAGTAAGCTTTGTTTGTTTCTTGCAGCACTTTTGGGCACATACTATTTTCTAGGGAAAAAAGCTGCCAGTCTCTGCTTTTTGATTGGAAGGATATGTATCTCTTGGGAATTTACTTTCTTTATCTTCATGCCTCTGTTCTTCACTTGCTTTCGTAAAGCATCGGAATTCTCTCTCACCTCTGTCTGACTCTTCATATCGTAGCTCTGCATCATAGAGTCCTGGGGCAAATCTCTCTTAAAGGAAAAGTTTTTGGTTGAAACGCCAGAAAGTCCTTTTATTTTGCCACAAAATATGGCAGGAACGGCATCTTTCACAGAAACAATGACCTTTGCTGTTTGGGAACTGCTCACCAGCTCAATGTTGTTGGACATTTTCGGCTCATAACTCACTCTGCCGCTTGGCTCGGAAACCCATTTTGGTTGGCGCAATACTTCAGCAGTGTTGGTGCAGATGACTCTGTTGTCCTGTTTCTGTGTCAGTTCATTTTGGACTAAGGAAGAGTTCAAGGTTGTAGCAGGGAAGCTTTTACCTGTGGAAGGACCTACAAGGTCACACTGTGACATACTTGATGCAGATGTGCCAACTTGAGTACTAGTGCTTGCACATCTCTTGTGTACAGGGACTGAGAGATCTAAAACACCATCCTCCTGGAGAACTTCAGCACTTGTATCATTGTCAACCAGTGGCTCAGTTTTCATGGAAAGATCAAGCGCTtcattttcattatttattttaatgacaGAGTGTCGATGGAACTGTGGAAATTCAGTTTTTGCTGTGTATTCAAAAGGTTTAGTTTCTTCTTTCTCTTGGGTAGTTTGGGTAGCTTTGCAACTCTTCAGGATTTCTACTGTAGATTTAGGAAGGTCCACATTTCCCTTACCGTCCTTTTCAGTCTGTGGCACTGGGATTGGGATTGGTATAGGCAGAGGCACTGGTAGGGGAACAATGACAGGATATGGAACCAGGAGGGTGGCTGGTGGAACTAAAGGAGCTAAAGGGGAACTGAAGACTGGAGGGGGAATGGGGTTTATATCTGGAGATGAATGACAAGGAGAGGGTGTGCCTAAACTTGGGGGAGGAAATAAATCCTGTAGAACAGCTGAAAAGCCTGGTGTTTGAAAAACTGGAGGAAGTACAGCTTCCTGTACAGGACTGGACATTTTTTGGTCTAATATTTGTGGCTGACCAACAGTAGTAGCAGTCGTTCCTGGGAAAAGGTGGTTCTGGATGGTGGGGCCAGGGCATGGAGATGCTTGAGGCAACACCAATGGAGAGTTCAATTGCTGAAAAACATGCTGCTCCAAAAGTACGGGCAGTGGTACAGGACCTTGTGTTGTTATAACATAgggtgtg
This is a stretch of genomic DNA from Bufo gargarizans isolate SCDJY-AF-19 chromosome 3, ASM1485885v1, whole genome shotgun sequence. It encodes these proteins:
- the RAI2 gene encoding LOW QUALITY PROTEIN: retinoic acid-induced protein 2 (The sequence of the model RefSeq protein was modified relative to this genomic sequence to represent the inferred CDS: deleted 1 base in 1 codon), whose translation is MEELYKETPDLQMDLNGNPSTIPNKLENGVTQLITAEAWNINPSGLMKKTLSPLVTLPAAPVHSPSSDSQSGVALKVAATVLQPICLGDSPVVLPVHWQVASGTPPQINTSSSSTPYVITTQGPVPLPVLLEQHVFQQLNSPLVLPQASPCPGPTIQNHLFPGTTATTVGQPQILDQKMSSPVQEAVLPPVFQTPGFSAVLQDLFPPPSLGTPSPCHSSPDINPIPPPVFSSPLAPLVPPATLLVPYPVIVPLPVPLPIPIPIPVPQTEKDGKGNVDLPKSTVEILKSCKATQTTQEKEETKPFEYTAKTEFPQFHRHSVIKINNENEALDLSMKTEPLVDNDTSAEVLQEDGVLDLSVPVHKRCASTSTQVGTSASSMSQCDLVGPSTGKSFPATTLNSSLVQNELTQKQDNRVICTNTAEVLRQPKWVSEPSGRVSYEPKMSNNIELVSSSQTAKVIVSVKDAVPAIFCGKIKGLSGVSTKNFSFKRDLPQDSMMQSYDMKSQTEVRENSDALRKQVKNRGMKIKKVNSQEIHILPIKKQRLAAFFPRK